TGCCGCGGGCACCGCACACGCACAGTCGGAGGAGCTTTCCGCCAATGCCGACGCCGCGGCGGGTGAGGAAATGGCGCAGCCCTGCGCGGCCTGCCACGGGGATGAGGGCATCAGCCAGATGGGCACCTTCCCCAACCTCGCCGGCCAGCAGGCATCCTACACGGCCAAGCAGATCATGGAGATCCGCGACGGAACCCGTCCGGTGCCGCAAATGGCCGGCCAGGTCGACGACTTTTCTGACCAGGATGCCTGGGACGTTGCCGCCTATTATGCCGAGCTGGAGGCCAACAAGGGCCAGGCCGACGATGCCGACGAAGAAATGCTGGAGCGCGGTGAAACGCTTTACCGTGCCGGCGACCTGAGCCAGGGGATTCCGGCCTGCGCAGCCTGCCACACGCCCACCGGCGAGGGCATCGGCAGCGCCAAGTACCCGGCCCTTTCCGGCCAGCACCCGGAGTACGTGGTGTCGACCCTTGGTGACTTTGCCGCCGGCGAGCGTTCCAACGACCCCGGCGCGATCATGCGCGATATCGCCGACAATCTGCGCGAAAGCGACATGGAAGCCGTGGCCAACTATATCCTGGGACTGCATTAAGCCATCCCGGAAGTGGCGTCCCGGGGATTATCCGGGCCTGCCCGGGCGCGCCCCGAGAAGAGGAAGGGGCGCCGGGCAGGCCTTGAACGCTTTTTTATGGAGAATCGGCCCATGCTGAAAACTGCCATCGTGGCGCTTGCCGGGCTTGGCCTGTCGGCGGCCGTCAGCGCTCAGACCCTGACCGCAGGGGAAGACTACGAAACCTTGGAAACGCCGGTGGAAACCCGGGTGGACGACGGCCAGATAGAAGTGACCGAGGTATTCTGGTTCGGCTGCCCCCACTGCTACCGCCTGCAGCCCGCCGTCACCGAGTGGTATGACACTCTGCCCGACGACGTGGGCGTGGTGCACCAGCCGGCCACCATGGGCGGCGCCTGGAACGTCCACGCCAGGGCCTTTTACGCCGCCCAGGAGCTGGGCATCGAGGAAGACCTGCACAAGGACTTCTTCGACGCCATCCACAAGGATGGCCGCGAGCTCACCGACACCGACGAGCTGGCGGCGTTTTTCGCCGACTACGGCGTCAGCAAAGACGAGGCCCGCGAAGCGCTGGGTTCCT
This DNA window, taken from Halomonas piscis, encodes the following:
- a CDS encoding c-type cytochrome; protein product: MRKLLASLAIIMGAAGTAHAQSEELSANADAAAGEEMAQPCAACHGDEGISQMGTFPNLAGQQASYTAKQIMEIRDGTRPVPQMAGQVDDFSDQDAWDVAAYYAELEANKGQADDADEEMLERGETLYRAGDLSQGIPACAACHTPTGEGIGSAKYPALSGQHPEYVVSTLGDFAAGERSNDPGAIMRDIADNLRESDMEAVANYILGLH
- a CDS encoding thiol:disulfide interchange protein DsbA/DsbL, with the protein product MLKTAIVALAGLGLSAAVSAQTLTAGEDYETLETPVETRVDDGQIEVTEVFWFGCPHCYRLQPAVTEWYDTLPDDVGVVHQPATMGGAWNVHARAFYAAQELGIEEDLHKDFFDAIHKDGRELTDTDELAAFFADYGVSKDEAREALGSFGVKSQVNKAHARLRNMRLKGVPALMVDGRYLVTPQSAGSLDNMPKIADALVERVREDRTE